In Fibrobacter sp., the genomic stretch ATGCAGAAGCCCGTTCGTCGCGATGGCGGAATAACCTTCATAGATCGGAGCCGTCGGCTTGCCGTCTTCTCCGAAAAGTTCCGTCTTCCCGTCGATGGTGCTGAACTTGCCGCCGGCTTCCTTGAACAGGAGCGGGAACGGAGCGATGTCCCAGAGCGACACGACAGGATCCACCATCACCTCGGCGCGGCCCGATGCCACCAGGTAGTAGCCGTAGCAATCTCCCCAACCGCGGTAAAGTTTCGCACCGCGACGGAGCTGCGTGAAGCCATCGCCAAAGCCCTTGTCTTCCATCGTGTTCACCGTGCCCGAAAGCACCGTGGCTTCGTCAAGCGACTCCACCGAGGAACAGCGGACCGGGCGCCCGTCCAAAAAAGCTCCCCCGCCGTTTACCGCCCATACGGCGGTCTTCATTGCGGGAATGCGCACAACGGAACATACGGGAACATCCTTGCGGTAAAGGGCGATCAAAGTTCCGAACAGCGGGACACCGCGCACAAAGGACTTGGTACCGTCAATCGGGTCGATGACCCACTGGTATTCCGCCTCGGGGCTTTCAATACCGAACTCTTCGCCGATTACGCCGAAGCCCGGAGTTTCCTTCGCCCAGAAATTGCGGACAATTTCTTCGGTGCTCTTGTCGGCAATCGTCACCGGAGTATTGTCGGCCTTCCATTCCACACCGAATTCGGTCTGGAAATACTTCAGGATATTGTCCTGCGCCAGTTCCGACGCCTTGAGCGCAATCCCCAGCAATTCCTTGTTGTCGAGCGCCATACTAGCCCTCCGTTTTCCACTTTTTCACAAGTGCAAGCAAGAAAGCGTTCTCTTCGGGTTTTCCTATCGTGACGCGCACGTGTTCGGGCATACCGAAGCTCGTAAGGCCACGGATAATCATGCCGTTGCTTTCCAAGTAGGAGACGAGTTCCTTCGCGCGTTCACCGATGCGCACGCAGATAAAGTTCGCCTGCGTCGGGAGCACCTTGAAACCGAGGCTCTCGAATTCGCGAGTCAAAACCTTTATGCCCTCGCTGTTCATCGCGCGCGTATTCGCGACGTGTTCTTCGTCGGCAAAACCGGCAATAGCCGCCGCCTGTGCCGCCTGGTTCACATCGAACGGCGGCTTGATTTTCCACATGGCCTTCACGGTCGCTTCGCTAGAAACCGCATACCCGATGCGAAGCCCGGCCAACCCGTAAATCTTGCTGAACGTGCGGTTGATGAACAGGTTCGGGAACTGGTCCAGTTTCGAAGCCAAGTGCGGGAAGTCTTCCGCCACCGCAAATTCGGCATAGGCTTCGTCCAAGAAGACGAGGACATTCTGCGGCACCTTCTTCAAGAAGTCCACGATCTCGTTTTCGGAATAGTAC encodes the following:
- the hisN gene encoding histidinol-phosphatase — protein: MALDNKELLGIALKASELAQDNILKYFQTEFGVEWKADNTPVTIADKSTEEIVRNFWAKETPGFGVIGEEFGIESPEAEYQWVIDPIDGTKSFVRGVPLFGTLIALYRKDVPVCSVVRIPAMKTAVWAVNGGGAFLDGRPVRCSSVESLDEATVLSGTVNTMEDKGFGDGFTQLRRGAKLYRGWGDCYGYYLVASGRAEVMVDPVVSLWDIAPFPLLFKEAGGKFSTIDGKTELFGEDGKPTAPIYEGYSAIATNGLLHAQALDCMNA
- the hisC gene encoding histidinol-phosphate transaminase, with product MIEPRPELSKLSDYVPGKSIDEIRERYGLDKVVKLASNENPLGASPKAVEAFHKIADSLHLYPRGDAPKLLDAIAQKFGVKTSQIIIGNGSDEIIDMVGKAFIRQGDNCIGITPTFSVYKFTTLSNGAEFVGVGEGENKTSLDDLAKAINAKTRVVFICNPNNPTGTYYSENEIVDFLKKVPQNVLVFLDEAYAEFAVAEDFPHLASKLDQFPNLFINRTFSKIYGLAGLRIGYAVSSEATVKAMWKIKPPFDVNQAAQAAAIAGFADEEHVANTRAMNSEGIKVLTREFESLGFKVLPTQANFICVRIGERAKELVSYLESNGMIIRGLTSFGMPEHVRVTIGKPEENAFLLALVKKWKTEG